One genomic window of Panicum hallii strain FIL2 chromosome 6, PHallii_v3.1, whole genome shotgun sequence includes the following:
- the LOC112897154 gene encoding uncharacterized protein LOC112897154 produces MLRRRLPEARAFLGQLLGRVSHEGRTDAAAAASSPFGHFVERLIGGGAPTSRAASDLAAADGASSARRGAGGGDPASLTVHFLRHSCGLAEADAAKAAERVRLRSTKNAHAVLALLRDTLGMPPASIARLVAAIPAVLASTTIGARFDFYLHELGLSPAEVRRFVLASPNRFLTAGLDGRLRPNQRLLRDLLGSDQNVLAAVKQSIELIYENLEVMLLPKLQALRDHGVTEEVLVKLVITHPRALVHRSTRFDEGLAAMKDFGVSPDSGIFPYAFGVFAKIYQSKWDRRMENYLSLGWTEEQIRRAFTKHPYCMSVSDDKVRQLMRFLSEKLGWDPEYVSSCPTVLSFSYEKRVLPRYKVLDILVSKGVLKKGIRMAHLTISEKKFVERYVSRYQEVIPEVLEAYGARTSCAVK; encoded by the coding sequence ATGCTTCGCCGGCGCCTCCCTGAGGCCCGCGCCTTCCTCGGGCAGCTCCTCGGCCGCGTCTCGCACGAGGGCCGGACGGATGCagctgccgccgcctcctcacCTTTCGGGCATTTCGTCGAACGCCTCATAGGCGGCGGAGCCCCGacctcccgcgccgcctccgaCCTCGCCGCAGCCGACGGCGCTTCCTCCGCGAGGCGCGGGGCAGGGGGAGGCGACCCGGCCTCCCTCACGGTCCACTTCCTCCGCCACTCGTGCGGCCTGGCGGAGGCCGACGCCGCCAAGGCCGCCGAGCGCGTGCGCCTCCGCTCCACCAAGAACGCGCACGCCGTGCTCGCGCTCCTCCGCGACACCCTCGGCATGCCCCCCGCCTCCATCGCGCGCCTCGTCGCCGCCATCCCCGCCGTCCTCGCCTCGACCACCATCGGCGCCAGGTTCGACTTCTACCTCCACGAGCTCGGCCTCTCACCCGCCGAGGTCCGCCGCTTCGTCCTCGCCAGCCCCAACCGCTTCCTCACCGCGGGGCTCGacggccgcctccgccccaACCAACGCCTCCTCAGGGACCTCCTCGGCTCCGACCAAAACGTGCTCGCCGCCgtcaagcagtccatcgagctcATCTATGAGAACCTCGAGGTCATGCTGCTCCCCAAGCTCCAGGCGCTCCGCGACCACGGCGTCACGGAGGAAGTCCTCGTCAAGCTCGTTATCACGCACCCCAGGGCGCTGGTGCACAGGTCCACCCGCTTTGACGAGGGCTTGGCTGCCATGAAGGATTTCGGAGTGAGCCCGGACTCTGGCATCTTCCCCTACGCCTTTGGGGTGTTCGCCAAAATCTACCAGTCGAAATGGGACCGCAGGATGGAGAACTACCTCAGCCTGGGGTGGACTGAGGAGCAGATCAGGCGGGCATTCACCAAGCACCCCTACTGCATGTCAGTGTCCGACGATAAGGTCAGGCAGCTCATGCGCTTCCTCTCTGAGAAGCTTGGCTGGGACCCTGAGTATGTGTCATCGTGCCCGACTGTTCTTTCCTTCAGCTATGAGAAGCGGGTGCTGCCCAGGTACAAGGTGCTGGACATTCTGGTGTCCAAGGGTGTTCTCAAGAAGGGCATAAGGATGGCCCATCTGACTATATCGGAGAAGAAATTTGTGGAGAGGTATGTCAGTAGATACCAGGAAGTGATACCTGAAGTACTGGAAGCTTATGGAGCCAGGACAAGCTGTGCTGTGAAGTAG
- the LOC112898217 gene encoding putative disease resistance RPP13-like protein 3, with the protein MAGMVVTASMGVMNSLLKKLTALLGDEYKLLKGARDEVASLRDEMSSMGALLARMDGMEALDAQQAEWRRKVREMSYDMEDCVDLFMRRFGDGAGGGNSKAVGGLVAQLRMLWSRHNLARKIQKLKARVEDESRRRGRYRLLDDHAARGNQQPSASPVTMDPRISALYEEATALVGIDASLRKAIGWLTDEEEGEGARRQQLRVVSIVGFGGIGKSTLARRAYNETRGQFDCSAFVSVSRSPNTKRIFADILSGVGSQCDVSTDSEHQLIDKLREHLQDKRYLIVIDDIWSENAWKIISCAFVENYRRSRVITTTRHQNVASACLHTRNFHGHVHRVEPLNNEDSRRLFFRRVFNSEDCPEDFQTTSEQILKKCGGVPLAIISLASTLACQNNVMVIETWEKMLNSLCYRLETSPSLEWMRHVLDLSYKDLCPNLRACMLYLGIFPEDWVISKDDLVRRWIAEGFVCDAYGHVPEEIAEGYFIELINRSIIQVAEFNEYNEAISCRVHDIMLDFIISKATEDNFFAIVGTADQQHIRTGNPSIRRVSFRIDHMECDRVRLLGAQSSSSN; encoded by the exons ATGGCGGGCATGGTGGTGACTGCTTCCATGGGAGTAATGAACTCGCTCCTGAAGAAGCTCACCGCCCTTCTGGGGGATGAGTACAAGCTGCTCAAAGGCGCGAGGGACGAGGTGGCCTCCCTGAGGGACGAGATGAGCAGCATGGGCGCCCTGCTCGCCAGGATGGACGGCATGGAGGCGCTCGACGCGCAGCAGGCGGAGTGGAGGCGCAAGGTGCGGGAGATGTCCTACGACATGGAGGACTGCGTCGACCTCTTCATGCGCCGCTTCGGCGatggggccggcggcggcaacaGCAAGGCCGTTGGCGGGCTCGTTGCGCAGCTCAGGATGCTGTGGTCACGGCACAACCTCGCCAGGAAGATCCAGAAGCTGAAGGCCCGTGTGGAGGACGAGAGCCGTCGGCGTGGCAGGTACAGGCTGCTTGACGACCACGCCGCCCGGGGGAATCAGCAACCTTCTGCATCTCCTGTTACCATGGATCCGAGGATCTCGGCGCTGTACGAGGAGGCGACTGCCCTCGTGGGCATCGATGCCTCCCTGCGCAAGGCCATCGGGTGGCTGACTGatgaggaagaaggggaaggaGCACGGAGGCAGCAGCTTCGAGTGGTGTCCATCGTCGGGTTCGGTGGCATAGGCAAGTCAACTCTTGCAAGAAGAGCGTACAATGAAACCCGAGGCCAATTCGACTGCTCAGCTTTCGTGTCCGTGTCTCGTAGCCCAAATACGAAGAGGATTTTTGCAGACATACTATCAGGAGTCGGGTCTCAGTGCGATGTCTCCACGGACTCTGAGCATCAACTCATCGACAAGCTTAGAGAACATCTCCAAGACAAGAG GTACCTCATTGTGATTGATGACATTTGGAGTGAAAACGCATGGAAGATAATCAGCTGTGCTTTCGTGGAGAACTACCGTAGAAGCAGAGTCATAACAACCACACGCCACCAAAATGTAGCTTCAGCGTGCTTGCACACCCGTAATTTTCACGGGCATGTTCACAGGGTCGAGCCGCTAAATAATGAAGACTCAAGAAGACTGTTCTTCAGAAGAGTTTTCAACTCTGAGGATTGCCCTGAGGATTTTCAAACTACTTCAGAGCAGATTCTAAAGAAGTGTGGAGGCGTGCCTTTGGCCATAATTAGCCTTGCGAGCACGTTGGCTTGCCAGAATAATGTCATGGTGATAGAGACATGGGAGAAGATGTTGAACTCTCTATGCTATAGGCTGGAAACAAGTCCTAGCCTAGAGTGGATGAGGCATGTCCTGGACCTTAGCTACAAGGATCTTTGCCCAAATCTAAGAGCATGCATGCTCTACCTTGGTatatttccagaagattgggTAATCAGTAAGGATGATTTGGTGAGGAGATGGATTGCCGAAGGTTTTGTTTGTGATGCGTATGGACATGTTCCGGAGGAGATTGCGGAAGGCTATTTTATTGAACTCATCAACCGGAGCATTATCCAAGTAGCTGAGTTCAACGAGTACAACGAAGCCATATCCTGTCGGGTGCATGACATAATGCTTGATTTCATCATATCCAAGGCCACGGAGGACAACTTCTTTGCTATAGTGGGCACCGCTGATCAGCAGCACATCAGGACCGGGAATCCGTCCATTCGTAGAGTCAGCTTTCGCATCGACCACATGGAATGCGACCGG GTACGATTGCTTGGGGCGCAGTCCTCCTCCTCCAACTAA